In Caloenas nicobarica isolate bCalNic1 chromosome 27, bCalNic1.hap1, whole genome shotgun sequence, one DNA window encodes the following:
- the PRSS57 gene encoding serine protease 57, protein MVMAGLFILSLGGSVLLPAGTQGSQIIGGKAVAPHSRPFIASIQMDGQHVCGGFLVWPKWVMTAAHCLIPRRNPSVRVVLGAHRLEEPEGSQQIFDITQSIAHPHYNPRSVDNDIRLLQLNRSATLNKFVRRIHLPAPHIDLKPGTVCHVLGWGDISNYGDRPTELMETGTTIVKRSLCRTLWRGKVSPNMLCGASPNATLQGVCAGDSGGPLIFKGKVYGIVSFSGERCGDRRYPDIYTKISNYIEWVHRTVRGRRHQKGQPEP, encoded by the exons ATGGTCATGGCCGGGCTGTTCATCCTCAGCCTGGGAGGCTCcgtgctgctcccagcag GCACCCAAGGGAGCCAGATCATCGGGGGAAAGGCGGTGGCACCCCACTCCCGGCCCTTCATCGCCTCCATCCAGATGGACGGTCAGCACGTCTGCGGGGGCTTCCTGGTCTGGCCCAAGTGGGTGATGACAGCAGCCCACTGCCTCATTCCCAG GCGCAACCCCTCGGTGCGCGTCGTGCTGGGCGCCCACAGGCTGGAGGAGCCCGAGGGGTCCCAGCAGATCTTTGACATCACCCAGTCCATCGCCCACCCGCACTACAACCCCCGCTCGGTGGACAACGACATCCGCCTGCTCCAG CTGAACAGGTCGGCCACACTGAACAAGTTCGTGCGGCGGATCCATCTGCCCGCCCCGCACATCGACCTGAAGCCTGGCACAGTCTGCcatgtgctgggctggggggacatCTCCAACTACGGCGACCGGCCCACTGAGCTGATGGAGACGGGCACCACCATCGTCAAGCGAAGCCTCTGCCGCACGCTGTGGCGGGGCAAGGTCTCGCCCAACATGCTGTGCGGGGCCAGCCCCAATGCCACGCTGCAGGGTGTCTGTGCG GGCGACTCCGGGGGACCCCTGATCTTCAAGGGAAAGGTTTACGGCATCGTCTCATTCTCTGGGGAGAGATGTGGGGACCGCCGGTACCCTGATATCTACACCAAGATCTCCAACTACATCGAGTGGGTGCATCGCACCGTGCGAGGGCGCCGCCATCAGAAGGGGCAGCCGGAGCCCTag
- the FSTL3 gene encoding follistatin-related protein 3: MPLRLALCLLALCSPAAAHGGICWLQQGKEAKCTMILKTGVTWEECCANGNVDVAWSNYSYPGNKISLLGFLGLVTCHPCKESCEGVVCGPDKVCKMKHGRPQCACAPDCSSLPRKLQVCGSDGYTYRDECDLLTAKCRDHPDLEVMYQGKCKKSCSSVVCPGTHTCVVDQTGSAHCVMCRTAPCPEPTSLDHALCGNNNVTYPSACHLRRATCHRGRSIGVRHYGSCSAAAKFSSETDNAEENYV; this comes from the exons ATGCCGCTGCGGCTGGCGCTCTGCCTGCTCGCCCTCtgcagccccgccgccgcgcacG GTGGGatctgctggctgcagcaggggaaggaggcCAAGTGCACCATGATCCTGAAGACAGGCGTGACGTGGGAGGAATGCTGCGCCAACGGCAACGTGGACGTGGCCTGGTCGAACTACAGCTACCCAGGCAACAAGATCAGCCTGCTGGGCTTCCTGGGGCTGGTCACCTGCCACCCCTGCAAAG agagCTGCGAGGGGGTGGTGTGCGGCCCCGACAAGGTTTGCAAGATGAAGCACGGGCGGCCCCAGTGCGCCTGCGCCCCCGACTGCTCCAGCCTCCCCCGCAAGCTGCAGGTCTGCGGCTCCGACGGCTACACCTACCGCGACGAGTGCGACCTGCTGACGGCCAAGTGCAGAGACCACCCCGACCTCGAAGTGATGTACCAGGGCAAGTGCAAAA AGTCCTGCTCCAGCGTGGTGTGTCCCGGCACCCACACCTGCGTGGTGGACCAGACGGGCAGCGCCCACTGCGTGATGTGCCGCACGGCCCCGTGCCCCGAGCCCACCAGCCTGGACCACGCGCTCTGCGGCAACAACAACGTCACCTACCCCTCGGCGTGCCACCTCCGGCGGGCCACCTGCCACCGCGGCCGCTCCATCGGCGTGCGCCACTACGGGAGCTGCTCGG ctgcagccaAATTCTCCTCGGAGACGGACAACGCGGAGGAGAACTACGTGTGA